A stretch of the Ensifer sp. PDNC004 genome encodes the following:
- a CDS encoding (2Fe-2S)-binding protein, which yields MLVCSCNFITEKEIEDTIIGLLDEDCWQLIVPAKVYHAMEKRGRCCGCFPNVVDIIIRTTEQYHAHRDSTDAEIFDFMTRLRQFHDDNRRADLERRQKSHRAA from the coding sequence ATGCTGGTTTGCAGCTGCAATTTCATCACGGAAAAGGAGATCGAGGACACGATCATTGGTCTCCTCGACGAGGACTGTTGGCAGCTGATCGTGCCGGCGAAAGTCTACCACGCGATGGAAAAACGTGGCCGTTGCTGCGGCTGTTTCCCCAATGTCGTCGACATCATCATCCGCACCACCGAGCAATATCACGCGCACCGCGACTCGACGGACGCAGAGATATTTGATTTCATGACCCGCCTCAGACAATTCCACGACGACAACCGGAGGGCGGATCTTGAAAGGCGACAAAAAAGTCATCGAGCAGCTTAA
- a CDS encoding S41 family peptidase, with protein sequence MIRRASLVLVGALMGATAMGVVYSAVVPAVAANTSTYRELAIFGDVFERVRAQYVTPPQDDKLIENAINGMLSSLDPHSSYMNSADAEDMRTQTRGEFGGLGIEVTMEDDLVKVTSPIDDTPAARAGVLAGDFISKIDGADVRGLKLEDAVEKMRGAIGTPIKLTILRKGADKPIELTIVRDVIAVRAVKFRTEGDVGYLRVISFTEKTYDDLKKGIEKIKAEVPADKLKGYVLDLRLNPGGLLDQAINVSDAFLERGEVVSTRGRNPDETRRFNATPGDLTDGKPVIVLVNGGSASASEIVAGALQDLKRATVLGTRSFGKGSVQTIIPLGEAGALRLTTALYYTPSGKSIQGTGITPDVKVEQPLPPELLGKVEAQGESDLRGHIQGQSETDEGSGSVAYVPPETKDDLQLNYALDLLRGKKTDPSFPASPEQAQLKK encoded by the coding sequence ATGATACGTAGGGCTTCACTTGTTCTGGTCGGGGCGCTGATGGGCGCGACCGCGATGGGCGTGGTTTATTCGGCTGTCGTTCCGGCCGTCGCTGCCAACACCTCGACCTACCGCGAACTGGCAATCTTCGGCGACGTGTTCGAACGCGTGCGGGCGCAATACGTGACGCCGCCGCAGGACGACAAGCTGATCGAGAACGCCATCAACGGCATGCTTTCCTCGCTCGACCCGCATTCGAGCTACATGAACTCGGCCGACGCCGAGGACATGCGCACCCAGACCCGCGGTGAATTCGGTGGCCTCGGCATCGAAGTGACGATGGAAGACGACCTCGTCAAGGTCACGAGCCCGATCGACGACACGCCCGCAGCGCGCGCCGGCGTGCTTGCCGGCGACTTCATTTCCAAGATCGACGGGGCGGACGTTCGCGGCCTGAAGCTCGAGGACGCGGTCGAAAAGATGCGCGGCGCCATCGGCACCCCGATCAAGCTGACGATCCTGCGCAAGGGTGCGGACAAGCCGATCGAACTGACGATCGTCCGCGACGTCATCGCCGTTCGCGCGGTCAAGTTCCGCACCGAAGGCGATGTCGGCTACCTGCGCGTCATATCCTTCACTGAAAAGACCTATGACGACCTGAAGAAGGGCATCGAGAAGATCAAGGCGGAAGTGCCGGCCGACAAGCTGAAGGGCTACGTGCTCGACCTGCGCCTCAACCCGGGCGGTCTGCTCGACCAGGCGATCAACGTCTCCGACGCCTTCCTGGAGCGCGGCGAAGTCGTTTCGACCCGCGGCCGTAACCCGGACGAGACCCGCCGCTTCAACGCCACGCCGGGCGACCTGACCGATGGCAAGCCGGTGATCGTGCTGGTCAACGGCGGCTCTGCTTCCGCTTCGGAAATCGTCGCCGGCGCCCTGCAGGACCTGAAGCGCGCAACCGTGCTCGGCACCCGCTCTTTCGGCAAGGGTTCGGTCCAGACGATCATCCCGCTCGGCGAAGCTGGTGCGTTGCGTCTGACGACCGCGCTCTACTACACGCCGTCGGGCAAATCGATCCAGGGCACGGGCATCACGCCCGACGTCAAGGTCGAACAGCCGCTTCCGCCGGAACTGCTCGGCAAGGTCGAGGCTCAGGGCGAGTCCGATCTGCGTGGCCACATCCAGGGCCAGAGCGAGACCGACGAAGGCTCCGGCTCGGTCGCCTATGTCCCGCCGGAAACCAAGGACGACCTGCAGCTGAACTACGCGCTCGACCTTCTGCGCGGCAAGAAGACGGACCCGTCCTTCCCGGCGAGCCCCGAACAGGCGCAGCTGAAGAAGTAA
- a CDS encoding RNA pyrophosphohydrolase, producing MSKDKKLKADDLPYRPCVGVMVLNRSGLVWAGHRIAVGNSEYDGSPQQWQMPQGGIDKNEDPLKAAYRELYEETGMSTVSLLAEAPGWINYDLPEHLIGIGLKGKYRGQTQRWYAFRFEGEENEIAINPPPGGHEPEFDAWEWKPMRDLPELIVPFKRKVYEEVVAAFTHLAP from the coding sequence ATGAGCAAGGACAAGAAACTGAAGGCGGACGACCTTCCCTATCGCCCCTGTGTCGGCGTAATGGTGCTGAACCGGTCGGGCCTCGTCTGGGCCGGCCATCGCATCGCCGTCGGCAATTCCGAATATGACGGCTCGCCGCAGCAATGGCAGATGCCGCAGGGTGGCATCGACAAGAACGAAGACCCGCTGAAGGCGGCCTATCGCGAGCTCTACGAAGAGACCGGCATGAGCACCGTCTCGCTGCTTGCGGAAGCGCCCGGTTGGATCAACTACGATCTGCCCGAACACCTGATCGGCATCGGCCTCAAGGGCAAGTATCGCGGCCAGACGCAGCGCTGGTATGCCTTCCGCTTCGAAGGCGAGGAAAACGAGATCGCCATCAACCCGCCGCCGGGCGGGCACGAACCGGAATTCGACGCCTGGGAATGGAAGCCGATGCGCGACCTGCCGGAGCTGATCGTGCCGTTCAAGCGCAAGGTCTACGAGGAAGTGGTCGCGGCTTTCACGCATCTGGCGCCGTGA
- a CDS encoding error-prone DNA polymerase, translating into MSDVASYFEIGAWSNFSFLEGASHPGEMVVAASRLGIGGLGIADRNTVAGVVRAHAQAKVEKSAFQPGARLSFAEDLPDVLAYPLNRRGWGNLCRMLSAGNLRAKKGTCTLYETDLIEWGEDLLLAVLPGPVIGAPEATLLADFLKRLKPHFGDRLYLALVPRYDGFDQLAFAGLATIARHASVKLVATNSPLFHAADRRPLADVVTAIREHVTIASAGYRLHANAERHLKTPAEMARIFRDYPEAIANTGHFFGRLKFSLSDLEYQYPDESIPGETPTQTLRRLTMEGARERYPGEIPKKISTQIEYELELIASKRYEPYFLTVRNIMQFARGAEILCQGRGSAANSTVCYCLRITEVDPLSTTLLFDRFLSTERDEPPDIDVDFEHEKREEVIQHIYRTYGKEHAGLTAAVISYRARSAGRETAKAFGFSEDVQSALAGSVWGWSVADLSEREAQAAGLDTKDPTTVKVLDYATELMSFPRHLSQHVGGFVMTRDRLDEVVPIMNTAMPDRFMIEWDKDDLDTLKILKIDVLALGMLTCIARAFDLLDRHYNEQKNLHQLFKDHQDAVYDMICRADTIGVFQIESRAQMSMLPRLKPKKFYDLVIEVAIVRPGPIQGNMVHPYLKRREQHALGIPIEYPSKELELVLERTLGVPLFQEQAMQIAITAAGFSPSEADRLRRAMATFKRTGTIHTFHEKMIEGMVTNGYDRDFAERCFKQIEGFGEYGFPESHAASFALLVYVSSWLKTYYPDVFCAALLNSQPMGFYAPAQLIRDAREHGVRARPVDINHSVWDADLEDGGLDRNAIEPRHREMQDVIRTTKAMRLGFGSIKGLKQEEIEDKLVANRGAGYATVRDLWLRSGLSRSALERLADADAFRSIGLDRRKALWAVKALDEKSAAERLPLFEGAAREELRPEPAMLLPEMLAGEQVINDYRYLSFSLKAHPVSFLRDTLAAQGIVQSRMLATAPVGRRVTVAGLVLVRQRPGSAKGVIFMTIEDETGVANAIVWPKVFATYRPVVMGARLVKIRGRLQRESSVIHVVAEHIEDITPMLGLLRKEARRFGASERADEALRPTGDARMKRAQGDQRLPMARHSGSNSSNPDRATAEMAEVMPKGRNFH; encoded by the coding sequence CGACGTTGCCTCCTATTTCGAGATCGGCGCCTGGTCGAATTTCTCCTTCCTCGAAGGTGCCTCCCATCCGGGTGAGATGGTGGTTGCGGCGAGCCGCCTCGGTATTGGCGGCCTTGGCATTGCCGATCGCAACACGGTCGCCGGCGTGGTGCGCGCCCATGCGCAGGCCAAGGTGGAGAAGTCGGCCTTCCAGCCGGGTGCGCGGCTCTCCTTTGCCGAAGACCTGCCCGACGTGCTCGCCTACCCCCTAAACCGCCGCGGCTGGGGCAATCTCTGCCGGATGCTGAGTGCCGGAAACCTGCGCGCCAAGAAGGGTACCTGCACGCTCTACGAGACCGATCTCATCGAATGGGGCGAGGATTTGCTTCTCGCGGTGCTGCCGGGTCCCGTCATCGGTGCGCCGGAGGCAACCCTGCTTGCCGATTTCCTCAAGCGGCTGAAACCGCATTTTGGCGACCGGCTCTATCTGGCGCTGGTGCCGCGTTATGACGGCTTCGACCAGCTTGCCTTTGCCGGGCTCGCGACCATTGCCCGCCATGCGTCCGTCAAGCTCGTCGCCACCAACAGTCCTCTGTTCCATGCCGCCGATCGACGGCCGCTTGCCGATGTCGTCACCGCCATCCGCGAGCATGTGACGATCGCCTCGGCCGGCTATCGGCTGCATGCCAATGCCGAGCGGCATCTGAAGACGCCCGCCGAAATGGCGCGCATTTTTCGCGACTATCCGGAAGCGATCGCCAATACCGGGCATTTCTTTGGACGCCTGAAGTTCTCGCTGTCGGATCTCGAATATCAATATCCGGATGAGAGTATTCCGGGTGAAACACCGACGCAGACCTTGCGGCGGCTGACCATGGAAGGCGCGCGCGAGCGGTATCCCGGTGAGATCCCCAAGAAGATTTCGACGCAGATCGAGTACGAGCTCGAATTGATCGCCAGCAAGCGTTACGAGCCCTACTTCCTGACGGTGCGAAATATCATGCAGTTTGCGCGCGGTGCCGAGATCCTGTGCCAGGGTCGCGGCTCGGCGGCCAATTCCACCGTCTGCTACTGTCTGAGGATCACCGAAGTCGATCCGCTTTCGACCACCCTGCTCTTCGATCGTTTCCTCTCGACCGAACGGGACGAGCCGCCGGATATCGACGTCGATTTCGAGCACGAGAAGCGGGAAGAGGTGATCCAGCACATCTACCGCACTTACGGCAAAGAACATGCGGGGCTGACGGCCGCCGTCATCAGCTACCGGGCGCGTTCCGCCGGCCGCGAGACCGCCAAGGCGTTCGGGTTCTCGGAAGACGTGCAGTCGGCGCTTGCCGGGTCGGTCTGGGGCTGGTCGGTCGCCGATCTCTCGGAGCGCGAGGCGCAGGCCGCCGGTCTCGATACGAAGGACCCGACGACCGTGAAGGTTCTCGATTACGCCACCGAGCTGATGAGCTTCCCGCGCCATCTCTCCCAGCATGTCGGCGGCTTTGTCATGACCCGCGATCGGCTCGACGAGGTGGTGCCGATCATGAACACGGCGATGCCCGACCGCTTCATGATCGAGTGGGACAAGGACGACCTCGACACGCTGAAGATCCTGAAGATCGACGTTCTGGCGCTCGGCATGCTGACCTGCATCGCCCGGGCCTTTGACCTGCTCGACCGGCATTACAATGAGCAGAAGAACCTGCATCAGCTCTTCAAGGATCATCAGGACGCCGTCTACGACATGATCTGCCGGGCCGATACGATCGGCGTCTTCCAGATCGAGAGCCGGGCACAGATGAGCATGTTGCCGCGGCTGAAGCCGAAGAAATTCTATGACCTCGTCATCGAGGTGGCGATCGTCCGACCCGGACCGATCCAGGGCAACATGGTGCATCCCTATCTGAAACGGCGGGAGCAGCACGCACTCGGCATTCCCATCGAATACCCGAGCAAGGAACTGGAGCTCGTTCTGGAGCGAACGCTTGGCGTGCCGCTCTTTCAGGAGCAGGCAATGCAGATCGCCATCACTGCCGCTGGCTTCTCACCCAGCGAGGCCGACCGGTTACGGCGTGCGATGGCGACCTTCAAGCGCACCGGGACCATCCATACCTTCCACGAGAAGATGATCGAGGGCATGGTCACGAACGGTTATGACAGGGACTTCGCCGAGCGTTGCTTCAAGCAGATCGAAGGTTTTGGCGAATACGGTTTTCCCGAAAGCCACGCCGCGTCCTTCGCGCTGCTCGTCTATGTCTCGTCGTGGCTGAAGACCTATTATCCGGATGTCTTCTGCGCGGCGCTTCTGAACTCGCAGCCGATGGGCTTTTACGCGCCGGCGCAATTGATACGCGATGCCAGAGAGCATGGGGTGCGGGCGCGGCCTGTCGATATCAACCATTCGGTCTGGGATGCCGATCTCGAAGATGGGGGCCTGGATCGCAACGCCATCGAACCGCGGCATCGCGAGATGCAGGATGTGATCAGGACGACGAAAGCGATGCGTCTCGGCTTCGGCTCGATCAAGGGGCTGAAGCAGGAGGAGATCGAGGATAAGCTCGTCGCCAACCGGGGCGCCGGTTACGCAACGGTGCGCGATCTCTGGCTGCGCTCCGGCCTCTCCCGTTCCGCGCTCGAAAGGCTTGCCGACGCGGATGCCTTCCGCTCGATCGGGCTTGATCGTCGCAAGGCGCTCTGGGCGGTGAAGGCGCTCGACGAAAAAAGCGCTGCCGAGCGGCTGCCGCTTTTCGAGGGGGCTGCGAGAGAGGAGTTGCGGCCCGAGCCGGCGATGCTCCTGCCGGAGATGCTGGCGGGTGAGCAGGTGATCAACGACTACCGCTATCTCTCCTTCTCACTGAAGGCGCATCCGGTTTCCTTCCTCAGAGATACACTTGCCGCACAGGGGATCGTGCAGAGCCGCATGCTTGCGACCGCCCCGGTCGGGCGGCGGGTGACCGTTGCCGGGCTGGTGCTCGTCCGCCAGCGCCCGGGTTCGGCCAAGGGCGTCATCTTCATGACGATCGAGGACGAGACCGGTGTTGCCAATGCGATCGTCTGGCCGAAGGTGTTTGCGACCTATCGGCCGGTGGTCATGGGCGCGCGTCTCGTGAAGATCCGCGGCCGGCTGCAGCGCGAAAGCAGCGTCATTCATGTGGTCGCCGAACATATCGAGGACATCACGCCGATGCTCGGGCTGTTGCGCAAGGAGGCGCGGCGGTTCGGCGCAAGCGAGCGTGCCGACGAAGCGCTGAGACCGACCGGTGACGCGCGCATGAAACGGGCGCAAGGCGACCAGCGCCTACCGATGGCCCGCCACTCCGGCAGTAATTCCAGCAATCCGGATCGGGCGACAGCCGAGATGGCTGAGGTGATGCCGAAGGGGCGCAACTTCCATTGA
- the rsfS gene encoding ribosome silencing factor, with protein MWKGKTLTTAHAKGYAVTAFPRSTGSSDEAAVRALQLVLESLEDSKAEDIVSINIAGKSALGDFMVVVSGRSSRHVMAIADHLTTDLKDGGFGNARVEGLEGGDWVLIDTGDVIVHIFRPEIREFYNIEKMWAAPEIEDGTLH; from the coding sequence ATGTGGAAAGGAAAGACCCTGACAACAGCACACGCCAAGGGATATGCGGTTACCGCATTCCCGCGCAGCACGGGATCTAGCGACGAAGCCGCTGTCCGTGCGCTTCAACTGGTCCTCGAGAGCCTAGAGGACTCGAAGGCAGAAGACATCGTCAGCATCAACATTGCCGGTAAGTCGGCGCTGGGAGACTTCATGGTCGTTGTCTCCGGGCGATCGAGCAGGCATGTGATGGCCATAGCCGATCACCTGACGACCGACCTGAAAGACGGGGGCTTTGGCAATGCCCGTGTCGAAGGTCTGGAAGGTGGTGACTGGGTGCTGATCGACACCGGTGATGTGATCGTTCACATCTTCCGGCCGGAAATCCGGGAGTTCTACAACATCGAGAAGATGTGGGCGGCTCCCGAGATCGAGGACGGCACCTTGCATTGA
- a CDS encoding murein hydrolase activator EnvC, translating into MGRDDAGRLARKAAAFALALAIGLPASAQEATPPAAATTGQEQGPPDPAADLTLRRNSTRSELDALSKTITLSQERANALTETIAEIDKTNEALRAAIVESAKKRQDLEQQIVDGEKKLSDLRTKEDTVRRSLRSRRGVLAEVLAALQRMGRNPPPAILVTPEDALGSVRSAILLGAVVPGLRKETENLVADLKALADIRAGIDRQREDLTAAMTANVEEERRMSMLVAEKEKLRQSSATELAAEQRKAQELASQATNLQGLIGSLEDQISSVREAAEAARAQEEERRRMSEAEREAARELARNAVPDKNRIAPAYVFSELRNKLAYPAAGSLLRKFGDADGTGHSLQGIMLETNPGALVTAPSDGWIVYAGNFRSYGQMIILNPGDGYHVVLSGMEKVSVQTGQFVVAGEPLATMGAKRVASAAALALETDRPTLYIEFRKDGKPVDSRPWWTAAEVGKARNDT; encoded by the coding sequence ATGGGAAGAGACGACGCAGGACGGCTTGCCCGTAAAGCGGCGGCCTTTGCGCTTGCGCTCGCAATCGGCCTGCCGGCGAGCGCCCAGGAGGCCACGCCGCCCGCCGCCGCCACGACCGGTCAGGAACAGGGGCCACCCGACCCCGCCGCCGACCTTACGCTTCGCCGCAACAGCACGCGCAGCGAACTGGATGCGCTGTCGAAGACGATTACGCTTTCCCAGGAGCGCGCCAATGCGCTGACGGAGACTATTGCCGAGATCGACAAGACCAACGAGGCGCTGCGCGCCGCGATCGTCGAGTCCGCGAAGAAGCGCCAGGATCTCGAGCAGCAGATCGTCGACGGCGAGAAAAAGCTGAGCGACCTGAGAACCAAGGAAGATACGGTCCGCCGCTCGCTGCGCTCCCGCCGCGGTGTGCTTGCCGAGGTGCTCGCCGCCCTGCAGCGGATGGGGCGCAACCCGCCACCGGCGATCCTGGTGACGCCCGAGGATGCGCTCGGCTCCGTGCGCAGCGCCATCCTGCTTGGCGCCGTCGTGCCCGGCCTGCGCAAGGAAACCGAGAACCTGGTGGCCGACCTCAAGGCGCTCGCCGATATCCGCGCCGGCATCGACCGGCAGCGCGAAGACCTGACGGCGGCAATGACCGCCAATGTCGAGGAAGAGCGTCGCATGTCTATGCTGGTCGCCGAGAAGGAGAAGCTGCGTCAGTCGAGCGCCACCGAGCTTGCCGCCGAGCAGCGCAAGGCGCAGGAACTGGCCTCGCAGGCGACCAATCTCCAGGGCCTGATCGGTTCGCTCGAGGATCAGATCTCCTCCGTTCGCGAGGCCGCCGAAGCGGCGCGCGCCCAGGAGGAAGAACGCCGGCGCATGAGCGAGGCTGAGCGCGAAGCGGCGCGGGAATTGGCCCGCAACGCGGTGCCTGACAAAAACCGCATTGCGCCCGCATATGTGTTTTCGGAGCTGAGGAACAAGCTTGCCTATCCGGCTGCGGGATCGCTGTTGCGCAAATTCGGTGATGCAGACGGCACGGGGCATTCCCTGCAAGGGATCATGTTGGAAACCAATCCCGGCGCGCTGGTGACCGCGCCGTCAGATGGCTGGATCGTCTATGCAGGCAATTTCCGCAGTTATGGACAGATGATCATTCTCAACCCGGGCGACGGCTATCACGTCGTGCTTTCGGGGATGGAGAAGGTGAGCGTGCAGACTGGGCAGTTCGTCGTGGCCGGAGAACCGCTGGCGACGATGGGTGCAAAAAGAGTGGCGAGCGCTGCGGCCTTGGCGCTGGAAACGGACCGGCCGACGCTTTACATTGAATTCCGAAAAGACGGAAAACCGGTTGATTCCCGACCATGGTGGACCGCAGCAGAGGTTGGAAAGGCGCGAAATGATACGTAG
- a CDS encoding divergent polysaccharide deacetylase family protein: MGTDLNAPLGQNRRAKPASKRNPRRLLGFSLAGLCIAAVIGLSAWNTLSPDGLRRDPASPVATAEKAKSPGDKASNPESGRTGVGSGTMTPGTAYSGADVERTLTDDGSTVTTFSPRGRDGKGPALINVGPIRGQDPRMAAMPNDDLLEESPAGRLPTIGPDGLRPLDQYARPWSGARGTRIALVVGGLGLSQTGTQKAIRDLPGEVTLGFATAGNSLQRWMQEARRSGHEILLQLPMEPFDYPANDPGPNALRVGLSEKKNLAELHRNLAEITNYTGVMNYLGGRFLSDADALEPVMRDLGKRGLLFLDDGTSAQSLSGKLAGAFDVPHGFADLTLDSELSRGAILRKLDELERIARRNGTAIGVASAFDESVGAIASWVSEAQARGIEIVGVSALVKDPQQN, from the coding sequence TTGGGAACTGATCTCAATGCACCGCTCGGCCAGAACCGGCGGGCCAAGCCAGCGTCGAAGCGCAATCCCCGACGGCTGCTCGGGTTTTCTCTTGCCGGCCTTTGCATCGCCGCGGTGATTGGCCTTTCCGCCTGGAACACGCTTTCGCCGGACGGTTTGCGGCGTGATCCCGCGTCGCCGGTCGCAACCGCCGAGAAGGCGAAGAGCCCGGGCGACAAGGCATCCAATCCGGAAAGCGGCCGGACGGGCGTCGGTTCCGGAACGATGACGCCGGGGACGGCCTATTCCGGCGCCGATGTCGAGCGCACGCTCACCGACGACGGCTCCACCGTCACGACGTTCTCGCCACGCGGCCGCGACGGCAAGGGTCCGGCGCTGATCAATGTCGGTCCGATCCGCGGCCAGGATCCGCGCATGGCGGCGATGCCCAATGACGACCTGCTGGAAGAAAGCCCCGCCGGGCGCCTGCCGACCATCGGCCCCGACGGACTGCGTCCACTCGATCAATATGCACGCCCCTGGTCGGGTGCGCGCGGCACGCGCATCGCACTTGTCGTCGGCGGGCTCGGCCTCAGCCAGACGGGAACCCAGAAGGCGATCCGCGACCTGCCGGGCGAGGTGACACTCGGCTTTGCCACGGCCGGAAACAGCCTGCAGCGCTGGATGCAGGAAGCGCGCCGGAGCGGCCACGAGATCCTGCTGCAATTGCCGATGGAGCCGTTCGACTATCCGGCCAACGATCCCGGCCCCAATGCGCTGCGCGTCGGCCTCAGCGAAAAGAAGAACCTCGCGGAACTGCACCGCAACCTCGCCGAGATCACCAACTATACCGGCGTCATGAATTATCTTGGCGGCCGCTTCCTGTCCGATGCCGATGCGTTGGAGCCGGTCATGCGCGATCTCGGCAAGCGCGGCCTGCTGTTCCTCGACGACGGGACCTCGGCGCAATCGCTCTCCGGCAAGCTTGCCGGCGCCTTCGACGTGCCGCACGGCTTTGCCGACCTGACGCTCGACAGTGAACTCAGCCGCGGCGCGATCCTGCGCAAGCTCGACGAACTCGAGCGCATCGCGCGCCGCAACGGTACTGCCATCGGCGTCGCTTCCGCCTTCGACGAAAGCGTCGGCGCGATTGCCTCCTGGGTCAGCGAGGCACAGGCCCGCGGCATCGAGATCGTCGGCGTTTCCGCGCTCGTCAAGGATCCGCAACAGAACTAG
- the rlmH gene encoding 23S rRNA (pseudouridine(1915)-N(3))-methyltransferase RlmH, whose product MRIGLFAVGRLKAGPEKDLAARYLDRFSKAGPAIGLELSRVVEVNESRASNAETRKREEAAQLEKALAEGSLLVLLDERGKALDSEGFASLLGTFRDSGKRDLMVAIGGADGLDPSLHARADTVLNLGKMTWPHQLVRILIAEQLYRAVTILSGHPYHRV is encoded by the coding sequence ATGCGTATCGGACTTTTCGCAGTCGGCCGCCTCAAGGCGGGGCCGGAAAAGGATCTTGCGGCCCGTTATCTCGATCGCTTCTCCAAGGCCGGTCCGGCGATCGGGCTTGAGCTTTCCCGCGTCGTCGAAGTCAACGAAAGCCGCGCTTCGAACGCCGAAACGCGCAAACGCGAGGAAGCCGCGCAGCTCGAAAAGGCACTGGCCGAAGGCAGCCTGCTCGTGCTTCTGGACGAACGCGGCAAGGCGCTGGATTCGGAAGGCTTCGCATCGCTTCTCGGAACCTTCCGCGACAGCGGCAAGCGCGACCTGATGGTCGCGATCGGTGGCGCCGATGGTCTCGATCCGAGCCTCCACGCCCGCGCCGATACGGTGCTCAACCTTGGAAAGATGACCTGGCCGCACCAACTCGTGCGCATCCTGATCGCCGAACAGCTCTACCGCGCCGTCACCATTCTCTCCGGTCACCCCTATCATCGGGTCTGA
- a CDS encoding nicotinate-nucleotide adenylyltransferase, which produces MPHVEAGMVVGLFGGSFNPPHEGHVLVADTAIQRLGLDQLWWMVTPGNPLKDHNNLAPLSDRIAMSEEIARNPRIKVTAFEKALGQSYTARTLEIVQARNRDIRFVWIMGADNLKSFHRWQNWQKIARTFPIAVIDRPGSTLAYLSSRMAKTFDYARIDEDDARRLPFHRAPAWTFIHGPRSSMSSTALRAAGGV; this is translated from the coding sequence ATGCCCCATGTCGAAGCCGGCATGGTGGTCGGCCTTTTCGGCGGATCCTTCAATCCGCCGCACGAAGGCCATGTGCTTGTTGCCGACACCGCGATCCAGCGGCTCGGGCTCGACCAGCTCTGGTGGATGGTCACACCCGGCAATCCGCTGAAAGACCACAACAATCTCGCGCCGCTTTCCGACCGCATCGCCATGAGCGAGGAGATCGCGCGTAACCCGCGCATCAAGGTGACCGCTTTCGAAAAGGCGCTTGGGCAGAGCTATACCGCCCGCACGCTCGAGATCGTCCAGGCGCGAAACCGCGACATTCGCTTCGTCTGGATCATGGGCGCCGACAACCTGAAAAGTTTCCACCGCTGGCAGAACTGGCAGAAGATCGCCCGCACCTTCCCGATCGCCGTCATCGATCGGCCGGGCTCGACGCTCGCCTATCTCTCCTCGCGCATGGCGAAAACTTTCGACTATGCCCGCATCGACGAGGACGATGCGCGGCGCCTCCCCTTCCACCGCGCGCCCGCCTGGACCTTCATCCATGGACCGCGCTCATCGATGAGCTCGACGGCGCTGCGCGCCGCCGGTGGAGTATGA
- the bfr gene encoding bacterioferritin, whose amino-acid sequence MKGDKKVIEQLNEALYLELGAVNQYWLHYRLLEDWGYTLLAKKERAESIEEMQHADKLVARIIFLEGHPNLQTVAPLRIGQNVKEVLKADLAGEYDARTAYKKSRDICHAAGDYVSMKLFEELLADEEGHIDFLETQLELLDKIGEEKYGQLNASPANEAESD is encoded by the coding sequence TTGAAAGGCGACAAAAAAGTCATCGAGCAGCTTAACGAAGCGCTCTATCTCGAACTCGGTGCCGTCAACCAGTATTGGCTGCATTACCGCCTCCTCGAAGACTGGGGCTATACGCTTCTCGCCAAGAAGGAGCGGGCCGAATCCATCGAGGAGATGCAGCATGCCGACAAGCTCGTCGCGCGCATCATCTTCCTTGAAGGCCATCCCAACCTGCAGACGGTTGCGCCGCTGCGCATCGGCCAGAACGTCAAGGAAGTGCTGAAGGCGGACCTCGCCGGCGAATACGACGCCCGCACCGCCTACAAGAAATCCCGCGACATCTGTCATGCCGCCGGAGACTATGTCTCCATGAAGCTCTTCGAAGAGCTGCTCGCTGACGAGGAAGGCCATATCGACTTCCTCGAAACCCAGCTCGAGCTGCTCGACAAGATCGGCGAAGAGAAATACGGCCAGCTCAATGCTTCGCCTGCCAACGAGGCCGAATCCGACTGA